A DNA window from Polyangiaceae bacterium contains the following coding sequences:
- a CDS encoding FkbM family methyltransferase — translation MPHSELVSVVVPNYNGGRFLRECIESVLEQSYPHLEVLVMDGGSTDESLSVLESFGSRIRWVSEEDRGQADAIKKGFAQVQGELVGWLNSDDVLVPDAIARMVRAAREDPDAVLFLGHVDLIDEQGRALGTSHAREIDYEAMRSGRGKVVQPGSFYRAWAVQRAGGTDESFHLLMDVDLWIRLLRLGKSHVVDATVARFRIHEAAKSSQAPYRYYLETLKLGLKHERDRLPFAMSRRALRVLGYHAAYAVGIQGTLQRDQTAAGRRVIADIWNHPANRGRRARSVAKFAGWQLYKRTVKRPVTLRPFGNAVFRCYPNSATLPGLIYMSGRPDFSEMSFLSRYLRRGERFLDVGANEGIYSLFARDLVGDAGEVVAVEALSTTAQRFTENLQLSHANNVHVHCVAVGAERGKARFSSNRGAMNHLLPDGVEAEAAVDVEVVPLDELATGEFAAGKIDVEGAELMAFKGATRLLRLGNPPVWLLEINHTSSRFGVTPQQVEAHLREAGYTLHLYDVEQNRLYSKDEPWKVANNMIAIREDRLAAVEARLIEGATWER, via the coding sequence ATGCCGCATAGCGAGTTGGTCTCCGTCGTCGTTCCAAACTACAACGGCGGGCGATTCCTGCGGGAGTGCATCGAAAGCGTGCTCGAGCAATCCTATCCGCACCTCGAGGTGCTGGTGATGGATGGAGGGTCGACGGACGAGTCATTGAGCGTGCTCGAGAGTTTCGGTTCGCGAATCCGCTGGGTGAGCGAGGAGGACCGCGGGCAGGCCGACGCCATCAAGAAGGGGTTTGCCCAGGTGCAGGGCGAGCTAGTGGGCTGGCTCAACAGTGACGATGTGCTCGTGCCCGATGCGATCGCTCGGATGGTCAGGGCGGCACGCGAGGATCCGGACGCGGTGCTGTTCCTGGGCCACGTGGACTTGATCGACGAGCAAGGTCGAGCTTTGGGCACCTCGCATGCGCGTGAAATCGACTACGAGGCCATGCGTTCCGGAAGGGGAAAGGTTGTTCAACCGGGGTCCTTCTATCGTGCGTGGGCAGTGCAGCGCGCCGGCGGCACCGACGAGAGTTTTCATCTGCTCATGGACGTCGACCTTTGGATCCGGCTCCTGCGCTTGGGAAAAAGCCATGTGGTGGATGCTACGGTTGCGCGCTTTCGTATTCATGAAGCGGCCAAGAGCAGCCAAGCCCCCTACCGCTACTATCTGGAAACCCTCAAGCTCGGCCTCAAGCACGAGCGAGACCGACTTCCCTTCGCGATGTCGCGGCGGGCGCTGAGGGTGCTGGGATACCACGCGGCCTACGCGGTGGGCATTCAGGGCACACTCCAGCGGGACCAGACTGCTGCCGGTAGACGAGTGATTGCCGACATTTGGAACCACCCCGCGAATCGCGGTAGGCGTGCGCGGTCCGTGGCGAAGTTCGCCGGCTGGCAGCTCTACAAGCGAACCGTCAAGCGGCCGGTCACTTTGCGACCCTTCGGCAATGCGGTGTTCCGCTGCTATCCGAACAGCGCGACATTGCCCGGGCTGATTTACATGTCCGGCCGTCCGGACTTCAGCGAGATGTCGTTCTTGAGCCGCTACCTGCGCCGTGGGGAGCGCTTCCTGGACGTCGGCGCGAATGAGGGTATCTACTCGCTCTTCGCGCGCGATTTGGTTGGCGACGCGGGAGAAGTGGTCGCAGTGGAAGCGCTGTCGACTACCGCGCAGCGCTTCACGGAGAACCTCCAACTCAGCCATGCCAACAACGTCCACGTGCACTGCGTGGCAGTCGGTGCAGAGCGTGGGAAGGCTCGCTTCTCCTCAAATCGTGGCGCGATGAACCACCTGTTACCTGACGGCGTCGAGGCCGAGGCTGCGGTGGACGTCGAAGTAGTGCCCCTCGACGAGCTAGCGACCGGCGAATTCGCTGCCGGGAAGATCGACGTGGAAGGTGCAGAGCTCATGGCATTCAAGGGGGCGACCCGTCTGTTGCGCTTGGGCAACCCACCGGTGTGGCTCCTCGAGATCAACCACACATCGTCCCGCTTTGGAGTCACACCGCAGCAGGTGGAGGCTCACTTGCGTGAGGCTGGCTACACCCTGCACCTCTACGACGTCGAACAGAACCGGCTGTACTCCAAGGACGAACCCTGGAAGGTCGCGAACAACATGATCGCGATTCGTGAGGATCGACTCGCCGCCGTGGAGGCGCGGCTGATAGAGGGGGCGACGTGGGAGCGCTGA
- a CDS encoding O-antigen ligase family protein, protein MLSPVAELGIFILMFVTLCASAFFSVRWFLFGLGFVLPLMLPRLEVGVGLDWYKLVGPLAIVLGVLARARGVGLGRSFLKPFLFVIAYAMVVSAVWMFIEYNFLERYRLAAAMEMGGGIAQYRYKMPVQLGSFLGQVLAIFAVPLWARNALQARTAILGVLFGCSVSAGSGAVHAVLRGSGTVNTAEMTAALSIGEVDVNRLGGLSGEPKLLGACLAVVLVYLLARQLFGAAAQSRRNLALFLAGSLALFWTYSTSAWAAATLGIATTVILSLRLAKPSRLATVLVLAGIAATAAVSVGVVASILDSRVTDRVFGEQNELGLQKDVYVLEAFRDNPWDALFGYGLGGGDFAAIPYVEWLHLKYKRTPTAGVTIVRILGDLGVVGVSMIVGIGFWWRRRALKARKVMAEAAFIVGGLLAALFCSLIALSLYFYLAGACLALAALSGEEEQAVQAMPESRRDEMVVAHAA, encoded by the coding sequence ATGCTGTCACCGGTTGCGGAACTAGGAATCTTCATCTTGATGTTCGTCACGCTGTGCGCGTCGGCGTTCTTCAGCGTGCGCTGGTTCCTATTTGGTCTGGGTTTCGTGCTGCCGTTGATGCTCCCGCGCTTGGAGGTGGGGGTTGGGCTTGACTGGTACAAGCTAGTAGGGCCGCTTGCGATCGTCCTGGGAGTGCTTGCGCGGGCTAGGGGTGTTGGGCTCGGAAGATCCTTCTTGAAGCCCTTCCTGTTCGTGATCGCCTACGCCATGGTCGTGAGCGCGGTTTGGATGTTCATAGAATACAACTTCCTGGAGCGATACCGCCTTGCGGCCGCGATGGAAATGGGCGGTGGTATAGCGCAATACCGCTACAAGATGCCGGTGCAGCTGGGGAGTTTCTTGGGGCAGGTGCTGGCAATCTTCGCCGTGCCTCTCTGGGCGCGAAATGCCTTGCAAGCGCGCACGGCCATTCTTGGCGTGCTCTTCGGATGCAGCGTGAGCGCGGGCAGTGGCGCGGTACACGCGGTGCTTCGCGGCTCTGGGACAGTGAACACGGCCGAGATGACGGCGGCGCTGTCTATTGGAGAGGTAGACGTGAACCGCCTGGGCGGCCTTTCTGGGGAGCCCAAGCTACTCGGGGCGTGCCTGGCGGTCGTCCTGGTGTACTTGCTGGCCCGCCAGCTGTTTGGGGCCGCCGCGCAATCGCGACGCAACCTCGCGCTTTTTCTCGCGGGGTCCCTGGCGCTGTTCTGGACGTACTCAACGTCGGCGTGGGCCGCGGCCACACTGGGCATTGCCACGACTGTGATCCTTTCGCTCCGGCTTGCGAAGCCATCCCGCCTTGCCACGGTATTGGTGCTCGCTGGCATTGCCGCCACGGCCGCAGTGAGCGTCGGCGTCGTGGCGAGCATTCTCGATTCACGCGTCACGGACCGAGTGTTTGGCGAACAGAACGAGCTAGGCCTTCAGAAGGACGTCTATGTCTTGGAGGCATTTCGGGACAACCCCTGGGACGCCCTGTTTGGCTACGGTCTAGGCGGAGGCGACTTCGCCGCGATTCCATACGTCGAGTGGCTGCATCTAAAGTACAAGCGGACGCCGACGGCGGGCGTCACGATAGTCCGCATCTTGGGAGACTTGGGTGTCGTCGGAGTTTCCATGATCGTGGGGATTGGGTTTTGGTGGCGACGGCGTGCGCTCAAGGCGCGGAAGGTGATGGCGGAAGCTGCGTTCATCGTCGGCGGCCTGTTGGCGGCGCTGTTTTGCTCGTTGATCGCGCTTTCGCTCTACTTCTACCTCGCGGGTGCGTGCCTTGCCCTGGCAGCGCTCAGCGGCGAAGAGGAGCAAGCGGTGCAAGCTATGCCCGAAAGCAGACGCGACGAAATGGTGGTAGCGCATGCCGCATAG